In Mycobacterium sp. ITM-2016-00317, the genomic window GCAGCCTGGTCGAGGTGCTCCCGCCAGGTCCAGGTACGCCCCTCGTAGGTCACCGCGACGCCGTCGCTGTCCATGCGCTCCCGCAGTAGCTGCTGCACCGTCTCGGTCAACGCGCCCCACCCTCCCCCACGTGATGAACAGATCGAAAGAGTTGTCTACTGCCGCACCGCGCGAAGCGTACCTCAGCCCTGGCGGTCGCTTCGTTTGCGAAGATATGCCGATGGACGTGGGGGCCGACGCCAAACCAGAGCCCGATTCCGCGGCCGGGGCCGAGCCCCGGACAGTTCGGGACCGGCTCATCGATGCCGCCGAACAGTGCCTGACCGCCAAGGGGATTCGCGCCACCACCGTGTCCGAGGTCGCCGAGGCGGCCGGCATCAGCCGCGGTTGGCTCTACCGCCATTTCCCGGACAAGAACGAGCTTCTCGGTGCCGCGATCGTGCGGCTCAACGACGCGTTCTGGACCGAGTCCCGGGCGCGCCTGGACCAGGTGACAGGGCTGGACCAGCAGATTGCCGTGGGCGTGGAGTTGGCGCGCCGGGAGTCCGAGACGCCGGGCGCGCTCGTCCTCAAGCTGCGCCAGGAGGAGCCGGAGGCGTTCACCGCGTGCGCCGGCCTCGGTGTCCGCGGCCTCATCCCCGAGATCGCCGCGTTCTGGGTGCCCTATGTCGAGGCCGCGGTCGAGCGCGGCGAAATCCACCAGGCGACCGACTGCGCGGAGGCCGCGGAGTGGATCGCCCGGATCATGATGAGCCTGGCCACGGTGCCCGGCGAGCAGTGCGACGTCGACGATCACGATTCGGTGCTGCGCCACGCACGGCGCTACCTCGTCGCGGCGCTGCGCAGCGATCCGTCCGCCGGCTGACCTATCGACGCGGCCCGTCGGCCGGTTCCCGCCCGGTCATGAGCAGAAGCAGCGCGCTGATCGGCGCGGCCACTTCGCGACCTTCGCCGACGTCGAATCCGGCGTCGGTGGCCATCAGCCGGGTGCCGGCGAGGCGCTGCTGAGCCCGGAACGGAGATCCCGTCGTCCAGACCCGGTGGGCGGCCGCGACCGCGGCGTCAGCGGGCATCGGACGTGTGATGCCGAGAGGGATGCAGATGTCCTGCGCGTGGACCAGCACGTCGATCAACGGCTCCAGCGCTGTCGTCCCCGGGGGATGGCGCCGGCTGCCTGCGACGGCCCGCAGATTCGCCGCGATCTCGGCGGGCGATCTGGCGTCGGTGACCGCCATCCGGTTCACCACGGCGTCGAGTCGGAAGCCGCTGCGCGCCGCCTCCAGCAGCATGCGGGGCAGCCCGATCGTGGAATGAGTCAGGTGTGCGGCGACGTTCCGGATCGACCAGCCGGCACACAGCGACGGCCTGTCCCAGACGTCCGGGTCCCGAGCGTCGATCGTGTCGATGAGTTCGGCGATCTCGTGACGCTGGGCGGCGATGTGGCGCCAGACGGTCTCGTGGTCCACGATCGCCTCCCGGCCGCGTCGAGCAGGAATGCCGGAAGCATTTGGGCGAAAAGGCTTCCGACGACCGGTGAGTCGGTGTGGTCGGGCAGGCCGGGCGCGACCACACCGCGTCACTCAGTCGTGGTCGGTGCCACCGGGGGTGTTCTTCGAGACCTGCACCAGGAACTCGTAGTTGGTCTTCGTCTTGCGCAGCTGGCTCATCAGCAGGTCGATGGCCTGGTGCGGGTCCAGCCCGGACAGCACCCGGCGCAGCTTGTGCACGACCGCGAACTCGTCGGGTGAGAGCAGCAGCTCGTCCTTACGGGTACCCGATGGGTTGACGTCGACCGCGGGGAACACCCGGCGCTCGGCGATCTTGCGGTCGAGCTTGAGCTCGGCGTTACCGGTGCCCTTGAACTCCTCGAAGATCACCGTGTCACCGGTGGAGCCGGTCTCGACCATCGCCGTGGCGATGATCGTCAGCGAGCCGCCCTCCTCGATGTTGCGGGCCGCGCCGAGGAAGCGCTTCGGCGGGTACAGCGCGGTGGAGTCCACACCACCGGACAGGATGCGACCCGAAGCCGGGGACGCGTTGTTGTACGCGCGGCCCAGACGGGTGATCGAGTCGAGCAGCACGACGACGTCCTTGCCCTGCTCGACGAGCCTCTTGGCCCGTTCGATGGCGAGCTCGGCGGCCTGCGTGTGATCTGACGGCGGCCGGTCGAAGGTGGAGGCGATGACCTCTCCCTTGACCGAACGCTGCATGTCGGTCACCTCTTCGGGCCGCTCGTCGACGAGCACGACCATCAGATGGCATTCGGGGTTGTTGCGGGTGATCGCGTTCGCGATGTCCTGCATGATCGTGGTCTTACCGGCCTTGGGCGGCGACACGATCAGCGCGCGCTGCCCCTTGCCGATCGGCATGATCAGGTCGATCACCCGGGTGGTCAGCTTGTCGGAGCTGGTCTCCAGCCGCAGCCGCTGGTTCGGGTACAGCGGGGTGAGCTTCTGGAACTCGGGCCGCTTCCGGGCTTCGTCCACGGGCTTGCCGTTGACGGTGTCGAGGCGCACCAGCGGGTTGAACTTCTGCCGCGGGTTCTTGTCGCTGTTACCAGCGTCGGTGTCCCGGGGGACGCGCACGGCGCCGGTCACCGCGTCACCGCGGCGCAGGCCGTTCTTGCGGACCATGTTCATGGACACGTACACGTCGTTGGGACCCGCGAGGTATCCCGAGGTGCGCACGAACGCGTAGTTGTCGAGCACGTCGAGGATGCCCGCGACCGGCTGCACCACGTCGTCTTCGCGCAGTTCGGTGTCGCGCTCGCCGCCGCCACCACCGCCGTCGCCGCCACGCTCGCGGCGCTTGCGGTCGCGGAACCGGCGGCCACGCCGGCCCTGGCGGCCGTCACCGTCGTCGTCGTTGTCCGCGGCGGGGCCGCGGCCACGGTTCTGACCGCCCTGGTGCTCGCCACCGTCGGAACGGTTGTCCGAGTCGGAGTC contains:
- a CDS encoding helix-turn-helix domain-containing protein, coding for MDVGADAKPEPDSAAGAEPRTVRDRLIDAAEQCLTAKGIRATTVSEVAEAAGISRGWLYRHFPDKNELLGAAIVRLNDAFWTESRARLDQVTGLDQQIAVGVELARRESETPGALVLKLRQEEPEAFTACAGLGVRGLIPEIAAFWVPYVEAAVERGEIHQATDCAEAAEWIARIMMSLATVPGEQCDVDDHDSVLRHARRYLVAALRSDPSAG
- a CDS encoding maleylpyruvate isomerase family mycothiol-dependent enzyme, which encodes MDHETVWRHIAAQRHEIAELIDTIDARDPDVWDRPSLCAGWSIRNVAAHLTHSTIGLPRMLLEAARSGFRLDAVVNRMAVTDARSPAEIAANLRAVAGSRRHPPGTTALEPLIDVLVHAQDICIPLGITRPMPADAAVAAAHRVWTTGSPFRAQQRLAGTRLMATDAGFDVGEGREVAAPISALLLLMTGREPADGPRR
- the rho gene encoding transcription termination factor Rho, translated to MTDTDLITAGGSDSGELPNTVSADASSSQAAPAAGDAPAAARARRGALTSLVLPELRAMAKEIGVEGASGMRKSELIAAIRERRGEANGKSETKNGTVGESAVQAAPAPADQGAGEAAPEQAAEAQPQTRRRERRGSSRQQGGPSAGEQTSIEDQDQAPEQPAKDQGQPAKEQPAKDQDQSAKDQDQPAKDQPAKDRPAKEQDKSAAQAESGQAEGRRNAQRDQQGGRDNRDNRDGRDKQNTGQGSRSDSDSDNRSDGGEHQGGQNRGRGPAADNDDDGDGRQGRRGRRFRDRKRRERGGDGGGGGGERDTELREDDVVQPVAGILDVLDNYAFVRTSGYLAGPNDVYVSMNMVRKNGLRRGDAVTGAVRVPRDTDAGNSDKNPRQKFNPLVRLDTVNGKPVDEARKRPEFQKLTPLYPNQRLRLETSSDKLTTRVIDLIMPIGKGQRALIVSPPKAGKTTIMQDIANAITRNNPECHLMVVLVDERPEEVTDMQRSVKGEVIASTFDRPPSDHTQAAELAIERAKRLVEQGKDVVVLLDSITRLGRAYNNASPASGRILSGGVDSTALYPPKRFLGAARNIEEGGSLTIIATAMVETGSTGDTVIFEEFKGTGNAELKLDRKIAERRVFPAVDVNPSGTRKDELLLSPDEFAVVHKLRRVLSGLDPHQAIDLLMSQLRKTKTNYEFLVQVSKNTPGGTDHD